In a genomic window of Sphingomonas koreensis:
- a CDS encoding phosphoenolpyruvate carboxykinase encodes MTDRKPVIGLDALGVGAGATIHWNLLTAPLVEHAVQRGEGRLAKDGPLVVATGKHTGRSAKDKFIVRDAETETNVWWGDTNRGMTPEHFAALKADFLAHLGTKDTLFAQDLYGGSQPEHRVKVRVVNEFAWHSLFIRTLLVRPEASELPGFEPEYTIIDLPSFRADPAKHGTRSETVIAVNLTEKLILIGGTAYAGEMKKSVFGLLNYLLPVDGIMPMHCSANIGPNGDTAVFFGLSGTGKTTLSADASRTLIGDDEHGWSDTAVFNFEGGCYAKMINLSPEAEPEIFATTRRFGTVLENVVMDDETRELDFNDNSLAENSRGSYPLDFIPNTSADNLGPVPKNIIFLTADAYGVLPPIAKLTPDQAMFHFLSGYTARVAGTEIGVTEPTATFSTCFGAPFMPRHPSVYGNLLKERIAKGGVDCWLVNTGWSGGKATMPGIKRMPIKVTRALLNAALDGSLKDAEFRQDPNFGFMVPVAAGDIDPNMLDPRAAWENKAEYDATAGKLVDEFVANFAQFAEHVDEGVRRAAPQSRKANEPA; translated from the coding sequence TTGACTGACCGCAAGCCGGTAATCGGTCTCGACGCGCTTGGCGTCGGGGCTGGCGCGACCATTCACTGGAACCTTCTGACCGCGCCGCTGGTCGAGCATGCCGTACAGCGTGGCGAGGGCCGGCTGGCCAAGGATGGCCCGCTGGTGGTTGCGACGGGCAAACACACCGGGCGCAGCGCCAAGGACAAGTTCATCGTCCGCGACGCCGAGACCGAGACCAATGTCTGGTGGGGTGACACCAACCGCGGCATGACGCCCGAGCATTTCGCCGCGCTCAAGGCCGATTTCCTCGCGCATCTCGGCACGAAGGACACGCTGTTCGCGCAGGACCTGTATGGGGGCTCGCAGCCCGAGCATCGCGTCAAGGTCCGCGTCGTCAACGAATTCGCCTGGCACAGCCTGTTCATCCGCACGCTGCTGGTGCGGCCCGAGGCCAGCGAGTTGCCCGGCTTCGAACCCGAATATACGATCATCGACCTGCCGAGCTTCCGCGCCGACCCTGCGAAGCATGGCACGCGCAGCGAGACGGTGATTGCGGTCAACCTGACCGAGAAGCTGATCCTGATCGGCGGCACTGCCTATGCCGGCGAGATGAAGAAGAGCGTGTTCGGCCTGCTCAACTATCTGCTGCCGGTCGATGGCATCATGCCGATGCATTGTTCGGCCAATATCGGCCCGAACGGCGACACCGCCGTGTTCTTCGGTCTCAGCGGCACGGGCAAGACCACCCTGTCGGCCGATGCCAGCCGCACGCTGATCGGCGACGACGAGCATGGCTGGTCGGACACCGCCGTCTTCAATTTCGAGGGCGGCTGCTACGCCAAGATGATCAACCTCTCGCCCGAGGCTGAGCCGGAGATTTTCGCGACCACCAGGCGTTTCGGCACGGTGCTCGAGAATGTCGTGATGGACGACGAGACGCGCGAACTCGACTTCAACGACAACAGCCTGGCGGAGAACAGCCGCGGCTCCTACCCGCTCGACTTCATCCCGAACACGAGCGCGGACAATCTGGGCCCGGTGCCCAAGAACATCATCTTCCTCACCGCCGACGCCTATGGCGTGCTGCCGCCGATCGCGAAGCTGACGCCGGATCAGGCGATGTTCCACTTCCTCTCAGGCTACACGGCGCGTGTCGCCGGGACCGAGATCGGCGTGACCGAGCCGACCGCGACCTTCTCGACCTGTTTCGGCGCTCCCTTCATGCCGCGTCACCCGTCGGTCTATGGCAATCTGCTCAAGGAGCGGATCGCCAAGGGCGGGGTCGATTGCTGGCTGGTCAACACCGGCTGGAGCGGCGGCAAGGCGACGATGCCGGGGATCAAGCGCATGCCGATCAAGGTGACGCGTGCGTTGCTCAACGCCGCGCTCGACGGCAGCCTGAAGGACGCCGAGTTCCGGCAGGATCCCAATTTCGGCTTCATGGTGCCGGTCGCGGCCGGGGATATCGACCCGAACATGCTCGATCCGCGGGCGGCCTGGGAGAACAAGGCCGAGTATGATGCGACCGCGGGCAAGCTGGTCGACGAATTCGTCGCCAACTTCGCGCAGTTTGCGGAGCATGTCGACGAGGGGGTACGGCGAGCGGCGCCCCAAAGCCGCAAGGCGAACGAACCCGCCTGA
- the rapZ gene encoding RNase adapter RapZ — MSKHRPKQILLVTGMSGAGKSTVLRTLEDLGWEVVDNLPILLLNRLLDTEPPEGNDGDDRPLALGIGARTRGFDADSVVRRIKKLRDHRGYDIGTLYLDCAGAELERRYNETRRRHPLAQDRPAGHGIARERELLEPLRRWANRLIDTSTMSANELAQKIRATFSGEGLGEPTLSVMSFGFARGIPANADLVFDMRFLRNPHWIDSLRPGTGKDRDVADYVIGDPAYADALARIEGLLETLIPRYRAEGKSYVTIAFGCTGGRHRSVHVAERVAARLRDAGFSPTVTHRDLQTAPQDSLEGPPAAR; from the coding sequence ATGAGCAAGCACAGGCCCAAACAGATCCTGCTCGTCACCGGCATGTCCGGCGCGGGCAAGTCGACGGTTCTCCGCACGCTGGAGGATCTGGGCTGGGAAGTGGTCGACAATCTCCCCATCCTCCTCCTCAACCGGTTGCTCGACACCGAGCCGCCGGAGGGCAACGATGGCGACGATCGGCCGCTCGCGCTCGGTATCGGGGCGCGCACTCGCGGTTTCGATGCCGACAGCGTCGTGCGCCGGATCAAGAAGCTGCGCGACCACCGCGGCTACGATATCGGAACGCTCTACCTCGATTGTGCCGGTGCCGAGCTCGAGCGCCGCTATAACGAGACGCGCCGCCGTCATCCGCTGGCCCAGGACCGGCCCGCCGGCCATGGCATCGCCCGCGAGCGCGAACTGCTGGAGCCGTTGCGGCGCTGGGCGAACCGCCTGATCGACACCAGCACCATGTCCGCCAACGAGCTGGCGCAGAAGATTCGCGCCACCTTCTCGGGCGAGGGGTTGGGCGAGCCGACACTGTCGGTGATGTCGTTCGGCTTCGCGCGCGGCATTCCGGCCAATGCCGATCTGGTCTTCGACATGCGCTTCCTGCGCAATCCGCATTGGATCGATTCGCTTCGTCCGGGTACCGGCAAGGACCGCGACGTCGCCGATTATGTCATCGGCGACCCTGCCTATGCCGATGCGCTCGCCCGCATCGAAGGGCTGCTCGAAACGCTGATTCCGCGCTACCGCGCCGAGGGAAAATCCTATGTTACCATCGCGTTCGGGTGCACCGGCGGGCGGCACCGATCGGTCCATGTTGCCGAACGGGTGGCCGCACGGTTGCGCGACGCGGGATTTTCGCCCACGGTGACGCATCGTGACTTGCAGACCGCACCGCAGGACTCGTTAGAAGGCCCGCCGGCTGCAAGATGA
- a CDS encoding DUF1501 domain-containing protein yields MDTDQSRRAFLRRGASLGIAGGAAPFVTQLAAIGEASASVASDYKALVCVFLYGGNDYANTLPPYDAASHALYTTARPGLAHLRDALTATALNPLNSLGGRQYALAPTMAPLLPLFDAGKMAVVLNVGTLVRPTTKAQYQANSVALPPKLFSHNDQQSYWQASSAEGATSGWGGRIGDLLQSGNGSAALTCISASGNAVYLSGRSSIQYVTGTNGPTPLINNASTLYGSSAAASALRSLMGGARTHLIENEHAAISKRALDLYAQVNGALGSAPASNFPLFPTGNSLADQLRIVARMISVSQELGAKRQVFFVSLGGFDMHDFLVRDHPTQIGRVAAAMRAFYDTTAALGVADKVTAFTASDFGRTLTQNDDGSDHGWGATHFVVGGAVNGQRIYGTPPAIGHNTPDDVGQGRLLPTISVDQYAATLASWFGVSDSNLSTVLPNIGNYSTRNLGFV; encoded by the coding sequence ATGGATACCGATCAATCCCGCCGCGCCTTTCTCCGCCGCGGTGCCTCGCTCGGCATTGCGGGCGGCGCGGCACCGTTCGTCACCCAGCTTGCGGCGATCGGGGAAGCCTCTGCCAGCGTGGCAAGCGATTATAAGGCGCTGGTCTGCGTCTTCCTTTATGGCGGCAACGACTATGCCAATACGCTGCCGCCCTATGACGCGGCGAGCCACGCGCTCTACACGACCGCCCGGCCGGGGCTCGCTCACCTCCGCGATGCGCTGACGGCGACCGCGCTCAATCCGTTGAATTCGCTGGGCGGGCGGCAATATGCGCTGGCGCCGACGATGGCGCCGCTGCTGCCGCTGTTCGACGCGGGCAAGATGGCGGTGGTGCTGAATGTCGGGACGCTGGTGCGGCCAACGACCAAGGCGCAGTATCAGGCGAACAGCGTGGCGCTGCCGCCCAAGCTGTTCAGCCACAATGACCAGCAAAGCTATTGGCAGGCCTCCAGCGCCGAGGGTGCCACCTCCGGCTGGGGCGGGCGGATCGGCGACCTGCTCCAGAGCGGCAACGGCAGCGCGGCGCTGACCTGCATCAGCGCGTCGGGCAACGCAGTCTATCTCTCCGGCCGCAGCTCGATCCAGTATGTCACTGGCACCAACGGGCCGACGCCGCTGATCAACAACGCCTCGACGCTCTACGGCTCATCCGCTGCGGCAAGCGCGCTGCGGTCGCTGATGGGTGGGGCGCGGACGCATCTGATCGAGAATGAGCATGCGGCGATCTCGAAGCGTGCGCTCGATCTCTACGCACAGGTCAACGGGGCGCTGGGCAGTGCGCCGGCGTCGAATTTCCCGCTGTTTCCCACCGGCAACAGTCTGGCAGACCAGCTCAGGATCGTCGCGCGGATGATCTCGGTCTCGCAGGAGCTGGGGGCGAAGCGGCAGGTGTTCTTCGTTTCGCTCGGCGGGTTCGACATGCACGACTTCCTCGTGCGCGATCATCCGACCCAGATCGGCCGGGTGGCCGCGGCGATGCGCGCCTTTTACGATACTACCGCGGCGCTGGGCGTGGCGGACAAGGTAACGGCGTTCACCGCATCGGACTTCGGCCGCACGCTGACCCAGAATGATGACGGGTCCGACCATGGCTGGGGGGCGACGCATTTCGTTGTGGGCGGCGCGGTGAACGGCCAGCGCATCTACGGCACGCCGCCCGCGATCGGGCACAACACGCCCGACGATGTCGGGCAGGGGCGGCTGCTGCCGACGATCTCGGTCGATCAATATGCTGCGACGTTGGCGAGCTGGTTCGGCGTGAGCGATTCGAACCTGTCGACGGTGCTGCCCAACATCGGCAACTATTCGACGCGGAACCTGGGCTTCGTTTGA
- the cysS gene encoding cysteine--tRNA ligase: MTGATLTLYNSLTRSLEPFAPIDPAKGVRVYSCGPTVYSDPHLGNLRAYVFTDTLSRVLRWKGYPLTHVLNITDVGHLTSDADEGEDKMEAAAKKRGMSAWDISRHYADVFRRNLRDLNIRTPDHMPLATDYVAKMIEFAKGFADANCYQLDSGLYFDSSTVPDYGKLSGGQDDAGEGRIESVEGKRHPQDFAIWRTTPPGETRQMEWDSPWGRGAPGWHLECSVMSAELLGLPFDIHTGGIDHREIHHVNEIAQNQAHCRCGDSGARVWMHNNFLVDRGGKMSKSKGGIATLDALVAKGVHPLAYRLMCLSAHYRSELEFSGENLMAALVRLRRLVLAAEKFRAAEGKGGGNAASYLERLDAAVSDDLNTPKALPVLEELLADKQLGQEARLMTLAQFDTALGLNLLDLGRADLRVRPADALVTEAEIETRLAQRKDARAAKDFARADAIRDELLGAGVEVMDGDPLGWDWKVEL, from the coding sequence ATGACTGGCGCCACGCTCACTCTCTACAATTCGCTGACCCGTTCGCTCGAGCCCTTCGCGCCGATCGATCCTGCCAAGGGCGTGCGCGTCTATTCGTGCGGCCCCACCGTCTACAGCGATCCGCATCTCGGCAATCTGCGCGCCTATGTCTTCACCGACACGCTCAGCCGGGTGCTGCGCTGGAAGGGCTACCCCCTCACTCATGTGCTCAACATCACCGACGTCGGCCACCTGACGTCCGACGCCGATGAGGGCGAGGACAAGATGGAGGCCGCGGCGAAGAAGCGGGGGATGAGCGCGTGGGATATCTCGCGCCATTATGCCGATGTGTTCCGCCGCAATCTGCGCGACCTCAACATCCGCACCCCCGATCACATGCCGCTGGCGACCGACTATGTCGCCAAGATGATCGAGTTCGCGAAGGGCTTTGCCGACGCCAATTGCTACCAGCTCGACTCCGGCCTCTATTTCGACAGCAGCACCGTGCCCGACTACGGCAAGCTCTCCGGCGGGCAGGACGATGCCGGCGAAGGGCGGATCGAGAGCGTCGAGGGCAAACGGCACCCGCAGGACTTCGCGATCTGGCGCACCACCCCTCCCGGCGAGACGCGCCAGATGGAGTGGGATTCGCCCTGGGGCCGCGGCGCGCCGGGCTGGCACCTCGAATGTTCGGTGATGAGCGCCGAGCTGCTCGGCCTGCCCTTCGACATCCATACCGGCGGGATCGACCATCGCGAGATCCACCACGTCAACGAGATCGCGCAGAACCAGGCGCATTGCCGCTGCGGCGATTCCGGCGCGCGGGTGTGGATGCACAACAACTTCCTGGTCGACCGCGGCGGCAAGATGTCGAAGTCGAAGGGCGGCATCGCCACGCTCGATGCACTGGTGGCAAAGGGCGTGCACCCGCTCGCCTATCGCCTGATGTGCCTGTCCGCGCATTATCGCAGCGAGCTGGAGTTCAGCGGCGAGAATCTGATGGCGGCGCTCGTCCGCCTGCGCCGCCTCGTCCTCGCCGCGGAGAAGTTCCGTGCCGCCGAGGGCAAGGGTGGCGGCAATGCCGCGAGCTATCTCGAACGGCTCGACGCAGCAGTCTCTGACGACCTGAACACGCCCAAGGCGCTGCCGGTGCTGGAGGAACTGCTCGCCGACAAGCAATTGGGACAGGAAGCACGGCTGATGACGCTGGCGCAGTTTGACACCGCGCTCGGCCTCAACCTGCTCGACCTCGGCCGCGCCGACCTGCGCGTACGTCCGGCCGATGCGTTGGTGACCGAGGCGGAGATCGAAACCCGCCTCGCCCAGCGCAAGGACGCGCGCGCCGCCAAGGACTTCGCGCGCGCCGACGCGATCCGCGACGAGCTGCTCGGCGCCGGAGTCGAGGTGATGGACGGCGATCCGCTGGGCTGGGACTGGAAGGTCGAGCTTTAG
- a CDS encoding PTS sugar transporter subunit IIA yields the protein MIGLVLVTHGRLAEEFVVAMEHVVGKQERIATISIGPEDDMEGRRSDIAAAITEVDAGRGVIVLTDLFGGTPSNLAISLMEAGRVEVIAGINLPMLIRLGGARKTMKVTEAVAAAREAGRKYITVASEVLGEAAA from the coding sequence ATGATCGGTCTGGTACTCGTGACGCATGGGCGGCTCGCGGAGGAGTTCGTCGTCGCGATGGAGCATGTGGTGGGCAAGCAAGAGCGAATTGCTACCATCTCGATTGGCCCCGAGGACGATATGGAGGGCCGCCGGTCCGATATCGCCGCGGCGATCACCGAGGTGGACGCCGGTCGCGGCGTGATCGTGCTGACCGACCTGTTCGGCGGAACGCCGTCCAATCTCGCCATCTCGCTGATGGAGGCGGGCCGGGTCGAGGTGATCGCGGGCATCAACCTGCCCATGCTGATTCGCCTTGGCGGCGCACGCAAGACGATGAAGGTCACCGAAGCCGTCGCCGCCGCGCGTGAGGCCGGCCGCAAGTACATCACCGTCGCATCCGAAGTGCTCGGGGAGGCTGCCGCTTGA
- a CDS encoding response regulator transcription factor, translated as MTATIALVDDDRNILTSVSIALQAEGFVTRVYSDGETALKALLENPPDLAVLDIKMPRLDGLELLRRLREKLSTPVIFLTSKDDELDEALGLAMGADDYIAKPFSQRLLIARIRAILRRTEALAAPADAETAEEPQPVLERGRLTMDPARHKVTWGGGNVTLTVTEFLILETLAQRPGIVKTRNQLMDAAYQDDIYVDDRTIDSHIKRVRRKFRQVDPEFDAIETLYGAGYRFSDE; from the coding sequence ATGACCGCAACGATCGCGCTGGTTGACGACGACCGGAATATCCTGACCTCGGTCTCGATCGCGCTGCAGGCCGAAGGCTTCGTCACGCGCGTCTATTCGGACGGCGAGACGGCGCTGAAGGCGCTGCTCGAGAATCCGCCCGACCTGGCCGTGCTCGACATCAAGATGCCGCGGCTCGACGGTCTCGAGCTGCTGCGCCGCCTGCGCGAGAAGCTGTCCACGCCGGTGATCTTCCTGACCAGCAAGGACGACGAGCTGGACGAGGCGCTCGGCCTCGCGATGGGCGCGGACGACTATATCGCCAAGCCGTTCAGCCAGCGGCTGCTGATCGCCCGCATCCGCGCGATTCTGCGGCGGACGGAGGCGCTCGCCGCGCCCGCCGACGCCGAAACGGCGGAGGAGCCGCAGCCGGTGCTCGAGCGCGGGCGGCTGACGATGGACCCGGCACGGCACAAGGTGACGTGGGGTGGTGGCAATGTGACGCTGACGGTCACCGAATTCCTGATCCTCGAAACGCTTGCCCAGCGGCCCGGCATCGTCAAGACCCGCAACCAGTTGATGGACGCGGCGTATCAGGACGACATCTATGTCGATGACCGCACCATCGACAGCCATATCAAGCGCGTCCGCCGGAAATTCCGCCAGGTCGATCCCGAATTCGACGCCATCGAGACGCTCTATGGCGCCGGCTACCGATTCTCCGACGAATAG
- a CDS encoding HPr kinase/phosphorylase: MAVISSETLHASCVAIGGRAVLIEGRSGEGKSDLALRLIDRGAVLVSDDYTICTRSNGTLLGAAPPNIAGKIEVRGIGVIDMPHEDRLPIALLITILDSPPRMPEGPKKRRIAGIDIPEVALAALEPSAPVKAELALKHIGWTPAQ; the protein is encoded by the coding sequence ATGGCCGTCATCTCCTCAGAAACGCTTCACGCCTCCTGCGTCGCCATCGGCGGGCGCGCGGTGCTGATCGAGGGCCGTTCGGGCGAAGGCAAGTCCGACCTCGCGCTACGCCTGATCGATCGCGGCGCCGTGCTGGTCTCCGACGACTATACGATCTGCACGCGCTCCAACGGCACGCTGCTCGGTGCGGCGCCGCCCAATATCGCGGGCAAGATCGAGGTGCGCGGGATCGGCGTGATCGACATGCCGCATGAGGACCGTCTACCGATCGCGTTGCTGATCACCATTCTCGACAGCCCGCCGCGCATGCCGGAGGGGCCGAAGAAGCGCCGGATCGCCGGGATCGACATTCCCGAAGTCGCGCTCGCCGCGCTCGAGCCTTCGGCACCGGTGAAGGCCGAACTGGCATTGAAGCACATCGGCTGGACGCCCGCCCAGTGA
- a CDS encoding TrmH family RNA methyltransferase, whose protein sequence is MMREITAFSNPLVKRVRSLRDKKHRRDEGLFLAEGLRILTEAREAGHLPEYLFFAKGHDTHPLAGELIAATEAAGGEVISTDSDILSKLSGKDNPGAVVGVYRELSTDLARLDRNAAQIWLVAERLRDPGNLGTILRTADAVGAGGLILVDECVDPFSVEAVRASMGALFTIPLARAPWDEFHSWLRAGPGQLVGLALEGAVDYRAPDFSAPVFLFTGNEAQGLPPAYAAACDVRVKIPMLGKADSLNAAVATAVMAYTVLDRMRPFS, encoded by the coding sequence CTGATGCGCGAGATTACCGCCTTCTCCAACCCGCTGGTCAAGCGGGTGCGCAGCCTGCGCGACAAGAAGCACCGCCGCGACGAGGGCCTGTTCCTGGCCGAGGGTCTTCGCATCCTGACCGAGGCGCGCGAAGCCGGTCACCTTCCCGAATACCTCTTCTTCGCCAAGGGACACGACACCCATCCGCTTGCGGGCGAGCTGATCGCCGCGACCGAGGCAGCGGGTGGCGAGGTCATTTCTACCGACAGCGACATCCTCTCCAAGCTTTCGGGCAAGGACAATCCGGGCGCAGTCGTCGGCGTCTATCGCGAGCTGTCCACCGATCTTGCCCGGCTCGACCGCAATGCCGCTCAGATCTGGCTGGTCGCCGAGCGGCTGCGCGATCCGGGCAATCTCGGCACCATCCTGCGTACCGCCGATGCGGTGGGCGCAGGCGGCCTCATCCTGGTCGATGAGTGCGTCGATCCCTTCTCGGTGGAAGCGGTGCGCGCCAGCATGGGGGCGCTGTTCACGATCCCCCTCGCGCGCGCACCCTGGGACGAATTCCACAGCTGGCTGCGTGCCGGACCGGGACAACTGGTCGGCCTCGCGCTCGAAGGTGCGGTCGATTATCGCGCGCCGGATTTTTCCGCGCCGGTCTTTCTGTTCACCGGCAACGAGGCGCAGGGCCTGCCCCCCGCCTATGCCGCCGCGTGCGACGTTCGCGTCAAAATACCCATGCTGGGCAAGGCAGATAGCCTCAATGCCGCGGTGGCGACCGCGGTGATGGCCTATACGGTGCTAGACCGGATGCGCCCCTTCTCCTGA
- a CDS encoding HPr family phosphocarrier protein: MSRVSRTVLIGNRRGLHARASAKFVTLASSQPVELTVEKDGNSVTGTSIMGLMMLGAAMGDTITISAAGDGAEDAVLKLVGLVEDRFGED; the protein is encoded by the coding sequence TTGAGTCGCGTCAGCCGGACCGTCCTGATCGGCAACCGCCGCGGCCTGCACGCCCGTGCCAGCGCCAAGTTCGTTACCCTGGCCTCGTCCCAGCCGGTCGAGCTGACCGTCGAGAAGGACGGCAATTCGGTGACCGGCACGTCGATCATGGGCCTGATGATGCTCGGCGCCGCGATGGGCGACACGATCACGATCAGCGCCGCGGGCGACGGCGCCGAGGATGCCGTGCTCAAGCTCGTCGGACTGGTCGAGGATCGCTTCGGCGAAGACTGA
- a CDS encoding sensor histidine kinase produces the protein MAPATDSPTNSRGNREDREDRDLSLRWSARLSLTPRILAVNIFALAMLAGGFFYLDSFRARIIDDEVEQAGREARLIAQAVAMTPPNDRTALILRVATEAGLRIRLYDRSGRVTLDTRALGLNNVVLRDPDKDPWGQSAARFLDAAIDTVAGADRAPQFRERAPDKGMEWPDLASALRSGEASATVWRAPDRTPVITAAASYGPEGAVFTTDNAREITQRVRIERFRLAVVLAVAIGLSVFLSLFLARTIVRPLRRLARAAVRVRLGRAREVIVPRLPERRDEIGHLARSLSDMSLALRARIDATEAFAADLAHELKNPLASLRSAVDGLANVRDPELQERLLAIVRDDVHRLDRLISDISEASRLDAQLSRAKFEPVDVAAMLEGLIAQRSDRGVERGVRLRLDQPVRPVPRVMGEGARLERVFENLIDNAISFSPEQGLVTLSAASDGEMLEVRVEDEGPGVPEEAREAVFRRFHSVRPDSEAFGQHSGLGLAIARTIVEGHGGMIGVESREDRMRGARFVVRLPLVQPN, from the coding sequence ATGGCGCCGGCTACCGATTCTCCGACGAATAGCCGCGGAAACCGGGAAGACCGCGAAGACCGCGATCTCTCGCTCCGCTGGTCGGCGCGGCTCAGTCTCACGCCGCGCATCCTGGCGGTCAACATCTTCGCGCTGGCGATGCTGGCTGGCGGCTTCTTCTATCTCGACAGCTTCCGCGCGCGGATCATCGATGACGAAGTCGAACAGGCAGGGCGCGAGGCGCGGCTGATCGCACAGGCGGTGGCGATGACCCCGCCCAACGATCGCACCGCGCTGATCCTGCGGGTCGCGACCGAAGCGGGGCTGCGCATCCGTCTCTACGACCGTAGTGGCCGGGTGACGCTCGATACCCGCGCCCTGGGCCTCAACAATGTCGTGCTTCGCGACCCCGACAAGGATCCATGGGGCCAGAGCGCCGCGCGCTTCCTCGATGCCGCGATCGATACCGTCGCCGGCGCAGATCGTGCACCGCAGTTCCGCGAACGCGCGCCGGACAAGGGCATGGAGTGGCCCGATCTCGCGAGTGCGCTGCGCAGCGGGGAAGCGAGCGCAACCGTATGGCGCGCGCCTGACCGTACGCCGGTGATCACGGCCGCCGCGTCCTATGGCCCGGAAGGCGCGGTATTCACCACCGACAACGCGCGTGAGATCACTCAGCGCGTCCGTATCGAACGCTTCCGGCTGGCTGTTGTGCTGGCGGTCGCGATCGGCCTGTCGGTGTTTCTTTCGCTGTTCCTTGCGCGCACCATCGTCCGCCCGCTGCGCCGGCTCGCCCGCGCGGCGGTGCGGGTACGGCTCGGGCGCGCACGCGAAGTGATCGTGCCGCGCCTGCCCGAGCGGCGCGACGAGATCGGCCATCTCGCGCGTTCGCTGTCGGACATGAGCCTGGCATTGCGCGCGCGCATCGATGCGACCGAGGCATTTGCGGCGGATCTGGCGCACGAGCTCAAGAACCCCCTCGCCTCGCTGCGTTCGGCCGTGGACGGACTCGCCAACGTTCGCGACCCCGAACTGCAGGAACGTCTGCTCGCCATCGTTCGAGACGATGTCCACCGGCTCGACCGGCTGATCAGCGACATTTCGGAGGCGTCGCGGCTCGACGCGCAATTGAGCCGCGCCAAGTTCGAACCCGTCGATGTCGCTGCGATGCTCGAAGGGCTGATTGCGCAGCGTAGCGATCGCGGCGTCGAGCGCGGCGTGCGGCTGCGCCTCGACCAGCCCGTACGCCCGGTCCCAAGGGTCATGGGCGAAGGCGCCCGGCTCGAACGGGTGTTCGAGAATCTGATCGACAATGCGATCTCCTTCTCGCCGGAACAGGGGCTGGTGACGCTGTCGGCCGCATCGGACGGCGAGATGCTGGAGGTACGCGTCGAAGACGAAGGGCCGGGCGTTCCCGAAGAGGCGCGTGAAGCGGTGTTCCGCCGCTTCCACTCGGTCCGCCCAGACAGCGAGGCCTTTGGCCAACATTCGGGGCTGGGGCTTGCTATCGCCCGCACCATCGTTGAAGGCCATGGCGGTATGATCGGGGTCGAATCGCGGGAGGACCGGATGCGCGGCGCGCGTTTCGTCGTCCGTCTTCCGCTGGTGCAGCCGAACTAA